The Chloroflexota bacterium sequence GGCCGACGTCGACCAGCAGGGCTCCATCGGGACCGATCAGCTGCACGTGTCCACGCATCGAGTTTGCGATGCGGCGGAGCACAACCTCGACCCCATGCTTCGCTTTGGGCGCCCCCAGGTCGACCCCGCCGATCGCTCCGGCGACAACCGTGATTCTGTCTCGCTCGGCCGCGCTCAGCTCCTGTTCCAGCGAGCCGCTGACGATGCGGTTCACCGCGAGGCCGGCAATCAGCAGGACCGCAAGGACGGCGGCGGAGAGCATCAGGGCCAGCCGCAGGCCCAGCGGCTGGCCCCGGACCTCCTCACGGCTGACCGTCACGCCGGATCCCTCGCGGCCACCAGGCGATAGCCGGTCGACGGGATCGTCTCGATCAGCCACGGGTCGGCGGCGTCGTCGCCCAGCTTCTTTCGCAGGTTGGCCACGTGGACGTCCACCACGCGCTCATAGACCTCGTCCGGACGGCGCGCCACCGTTTCGAGCAGCTGCTCACGCGCCAGGACCGCGCCGGGACGGCGCGCCAGCGCCACCAACAGGGAGGCCTCGCCGGGTGTCAGCCGGCCACCCTCCCCGCCCGCAAGCGTGTAGCGCCTGGAGGCGGGATCAAGGACAAGGCGACCGGCCGCAAGCGAGATGATCGCTTCGCCCAGGTCCGCCGCCTCGGGGCGAACGCGTCGCAGGATCGCCGCCACCCGAGCCGTGAGCTCATGCGGGTTGAAGGGCTTGGCAAGGTAGTCATCCGCGCCCAGCCGCAGCCCGGCGATGCGCTCGGCGTCGGAGCGCTTGGCGCTGGTGATCAGGATCGGGACGTCCGCCTTTTCGCGCAGGCCCTCGAGCACCGCCTCGCCCTGCATCCCGGGCAGCATCAGGTCCAGGACCACCAGGTCAGCCCCATCGGTTGCGAAGGCTGCCAACGCTGCCGCGCCGTCCCCGGCATCGGTCACCACGTAGCCTGCCCGCTCCAGGTACAGTCGCAGCAGCCCGCGCAGCTGCGGCTCGTCCTCGACGATCAGGATCCTGTGACGCGCCATTGGCCCATCCTAGAGGCAGGCCGATTCAGAGGATGTCAAGACAGCAGGGCGCGATCTTGATGCGTTCTTGATCGCCGGAGCCGATGCTCTGCTGGACTGAGATCACGGCAAGCGACGATCCAACGAGGACGAGCACGTGAAGAACACCAAGACCCTGGGCATCGCCGGCGGGCTGGTCGCGGCAGCGCTCGTGGGTGGCACCCTGATCAGCGCCGCGCTGGCGGCACCCTCAGCACCGGGGGCGAGCGCATCGGCTGCCAATCTCGCCAACGGCGAGTACTGCGAGGCCTGGCAGGCGGCGTTTGCCGACCAGTTGGGCGTTTCTGTCGACGACCTTCTCCCCGCCGCCAAGGCCGCGAGCATCGCCGCCATCGACGCGGCGGTCGCGGCCGGCGACCTGACCGAGGAGCGCGCCACCGCGCTGAAGGACAAGATCGCGGCGGCAGATGGCAGCAACGCCTGCCGGTTCTTCGGTCATCCGTTCGCGCGGGGCGGGCATGGGCCCAAGGCTCACTTCGGCGGTCCTCTCCTGAGCGTGGCGGCCGAGGCACTCGGCATCGAGCCGGGCGAGCTCAAGCAAGCGCTGCGAAGCGGTGACTCGCTCCAGGACGTCGCCACCGCGCAGGGCAAGGACTACGACACCGTCAGCCAGGCGATTCTCGATGCTGCCAAGACCAGGCTGGATGCGGCGGTGGCGGAGGGGCTGGACCAGGCCCGCGCCGACGAGATCCTCTCGAAGCTCGACGAGGCGCTGGCCTCCGGCGATCTCTCCCTGCTCCACCCCGGCCGTGGCCACGT is a genomic window containing:
- a CDS encoding response regulator transcription factor; its protein translation is MARHRILIVEDEPQLRGLLRLYLERAGYVVTDAGDGAAALAAFATDGADLVVLDLMLPGMQGEAVLEGLREKADVPILITSAKRSDAERIAGLRLGADDYLAKPFNPHELTARVAAILRRVRPEAADLGEAIISLAAGRLVLDPASRRYTLAGGEGGRLTPGEASLLVALARRPGAVLAREQLLETVARRPDEVYERVVDVHVANLRKKLGDDAADPWLIETIPSTGYRLVAARDPA